GCAGGGGGATGATATCAAAAGTCAAGGAGGGCTTGATGTCCACCAGGAACTCACTCAGATGTTCCACGCGTTCTGCGTAGGGTTGGAGCAGCTCAGGGAGCAACTTGCCTGGGGAAGGAGCCCAGAACAGTGAGATCTTTTTACTGGGGAGGAAGAGTGTGGGCCAGTTCAGGGGAGAGCGTCCCTAAGCATCCTATCTCCAGAGGGGAGCTGGGCAGTGATCGGGGGAGCTATGAGGAGGCAGCAGGCAAGCACAATAGAGCTGCAAGGGCTGGCGCGTGTGCAGAGAACTAGCAGTGCCAGGAGGCACCAGAGTCAGATGGAGAATTCCAAGAGCCAGAGAATTCCGAGAGGCTCCTCTGACTGCCTGTGGCACTGCTACCTACAACTTGCTCATCCATTTATTCCCTGGGACTCAAACTTCAGGATTCATCACCTGGAGAATTTGTTTAAAAGTGCAGGTTCCTTGGCTACACATTTGGGGGATCCTGATTGAATGGTGACTAGACCACACACCTAGAAAgctgcatttattcatttaacaaaattcccTCAGTACCaactgagtgccaggcactgtgacatTTGGGAGTGGTGGGAAGTAACGGACGGCCCCACCCTTCCTCAATCTTGGCCTGGGGGGAGGGTAAGACTGCCCTAACTCagtctctctcactcactcttcAACAGGTCTTTGTCTGCTACTCCCACCACAAGCTGCTCCTGAGCCAGGAGACATGCGACGCTGAGCAACACCTTGTGGGCATTGTGCAGGCGGTCGAACGTGCCACCCACAGCACCTCGCCGGTGGCCACGCACTGGCTGCTTGGCAGACCTGCCCACGGGGGAGGCTGGGCTGATGGTGGAGGCTAAGGGGACGTCCAGGGACCCCACGGGCAGAACTCCAGGCCCATAATCGGGGTATAGGAGCACCGAAGACAGTTGCGGACAACAGCTGTAACAACTGGTGGCATAACGTTCGAGCTGTTGCTTGGCTGGGTTGTACTGGCTTCCATCCAGGGTCTGGAAGTCGGTCAGCACCACTTCCGGCGGGTGGGCCAGGTTCTGGACTGAGCTGGTCAGGGGAGGGAGAAAGCTCTTGGTTCGGATATTGGTCAGCAGAATTCTAACGTCCAGGTGCCTGTGGACGTCGGCGCCAGCGTAGAGGTGCGTGATGAAATCGATAACTTCAAACGTGGCCTGCACGGGGCTGGACTGGGGCTGAGCCGGGCCGCCCAGGCACATGCCCGGTTGCAGGTGTACATAGAGCGTGTGATTCACCAACCGGGCCGCCGAGGTCAGGATGGGGGCCAGGCGAGGGGCCAGGGAGGTCAGCGGCGTTGTCAACACCAGGAGGCCCGACCGGAATACGGCCATGCTGCCCAGGCCTGCGGACAGTCAGAGAGACAAGGCGAGGGTTACTGAGTGGTATGTGTCTGAGGCCGAAGACTGTAGGAGGACTCGGACCCAAGAGAGGGAGACCTGGAGCAGGGATGGCGTTCCCAGCGCGGATCGAGAGGAACCCGGGGGAGGGTACGGGACCTGGCAAACGGCGCCTCGGGGCTGTGCTCTAAATCTCAGTTTTATCATTTCTCAGACGGAGCGGTGAATTCGCTGAATTGCATCGAAATCCCGGGAGGGGAAAACTCGGCAGGAGCCCCTGAGTCATAAGGCTGGGGATCCAGAAATCCTGGGCGCTCTTGCTGAGCGGCACCAGGATCTTCAAGGAATCGGAGGAGAGTACTAAAGGCGCTCAGGCTCGGGTCCTACTTACTGAGACCTCCGGGCCTTGGTTCCGCTTGCACCACCGCGAAGGCTTCCCCAGCCGCGACCAGTTAACATTAGTTCCGGTGCTGCGACTCCGAGCTACGGAACCTGAGAAAGGCCAAACATCTCAACTTTGGTTCGGCGAGGGATTCTCGCGAGATTTCTCATGGGGTGGGGCACCTGCATTGATAAGGAGCcgagctcggggctttgggagaTACGCggaaacttatttccaaaacccAACCTCACGGGGCCTGGGCCGAGTAGGTCAAGGCGGACTTGAAAGCCCGTTTCACACGGGTGCCCTTCAGACTCTAAGAGGAGAGGTTGGCTTCAGCCAGGTCCCTCAGGAGACAGCGGCAAAGGCGGAACTAACACCTGGCTTTCCTGCGTAAATCGCGGGGACGGAGGTTGGGGGTCGTAGGGTAGCACTTGAATTAGGTTTCGGTGTCCCCGGAGCCCTCCTGGCACCCTCCCAGTCTGAGGATCCTCATGTTGGAGGTCACAGGACAATTCTGTCCaagcccccatttcacagatggaaaaatTGACGCCCTGTGTGTTCCAGGGATATCTGGGGAGGTAAGGACAGAGGCCATGTGCCGTGGCTCCCGTGCAGTGCTCTCCACATCATCCAGAACCAGTGATATGACGGTTTTTTacggagagagaggaggaggaggagagctctgcgtgtgagctcagtagagCTGCCAGAGAATGGTCCCTATGGACGGGAGAAAagggggcggcgggggtgggggggggggagaggggtgggactTAGTGCCGAGGGTTTACCGTGAAGCTAATGAGTGCTGGAGAGGCTGGAACTGGAAATCTCCGTGGGAGGACAAAGCCAGGTTGCCATCAGGAAACATTTCGGGTAAATTATCCAGGACGATCTAAAAAGGGAGGGAAACCAATCTCCAGGATTCCACTACAGTAATGTGTTGTAGTTTATTTTCCCAAACTAAATAAATGCTCACTTTCATACTTAATTTTGTGGGGTTTGTATTCCTAAAGAGGTCTCCCAAAGCGTAAAGCCTCTGGCATTTGGTCCTGGAGTCAAGGATGGAAGAGTTTTAGTGCCACAAAGGCCTTGAGACCAGGATTCTTGCAAAGACATCTTAAGTTGGGTTTTAAAGAGAGGACCAGTTGAAGAAGCAAACCGCAAAGACGGTCAGGAAATTCCCTGAAACATCTGGACACACAGTCTCACATGCCTACTTAGACATTGTTGGAGGAGGTTATCTGAATGATGTGACTGccagttgacccttgagctgGACACAGGCAGTCAGAGGCTGCTCACCCCTCCCGTGTCCTTGGAATGTAGCCTGCCCACAACTCCCGCAGTGGGAGCTGTTTCAAGGACGCAGACTTGAGAGGGCAATGTGTTGTTGCGACCAGCTGGATGAATTacatgactgaacccagttaaggcctctgtAGAAACTTGAAGATTCTGGTGTGCAGGTGCAGAGATCTACTCTTCTAGCACTGCCCAGGACAAGCCTcgtatgtaagttcccttgcttattaaacctgccacctaccaatctggagtggctgtctctttcttcagtctctcttTGCCCTCTGTGTATGGGGCCAGTTTACAAATCAACATTGGCAGGCCTGCCAGGAGACCGAAGAAATGGGCCTTGGGAAAGAGGCACCTGCATGGGAAATCTTGGGAAACGCAGGCTGGTCTAATGTGCTTGTTTGAGGAACTGTGCCGGGCGCACCGCGGCTAAGACGGGAGATGAATGTCTGCAGGGTGGGCTGGCCACTGCTGTGGGCAGGTCGCTGGCCACTGATGCCTAACTAGAGGCTGAAACTCAAGTTGAAAAGCTGGAAGAAGAGCTGAGGTTAGAGAAGGACGTGCATTGTCCACTGTTCTGCTCACTTCGGGGCTGGCAggcagggtgggggagtgggatggTAAGTTGGAGACATTACTGTGCGGTTTACAAAGCTAGGAGCTCGAGAGCTGCCTCAAATTAAGGTCCAAACGCTTTTGACAAAGCCTGACTGGATGCTAAGAGGTGGAATCCCCAGGAAAGTGAAGGGCGGGGGGGTTGTGGTGACTGACAGTAAAACACATGAAACACCCCATGCCATAGGACCCCTATGCAGAAGAAAACGAAAACCAGGTGATGACCATCCCAGCCAGCAGGGCAGCCCCCATTCAGGAAACGTTCACGATGAGAGAATAAACGTCCACTGAGATTAGTGATACAGCTGCCGAATTCCAGCAAAAGGCCAGGGAAAGTATCCAAGCATGGTTAGTATGGCTATGGGATTGGGGGGGCGTGGGGATGATTTCCCTGGCTgggcaggaggcagagaaaaTGAGCAACGTCACCACACAGCCGGCCCTCCTGAAGCATCTGCATAGGACTTGGTGGCTCGAGGTCCTCACTCCCTTATAGATTGGATTATTCTAACCTGCAGGGAGGCTTGTCCCAATACGAGGGGTTTCCCTGGGCATGTGGGACCCTGGAAATCTATAGAGGAGGTGCAACAACTCCTTAGGGAGTTGGGAGTGAGACAGGCCATCTATGCTCCTATCTTTGAAGGGCCTGATCAGGCCACATTCACTGCAGGAATGAAAGCCAAGATACTCCAGACTGCCCCCACCACCTGGTATGGGACAGTAATAACCACGCTGAGCCCAGTTGTGGGACAAGACATTTGTGATGTTGGGCAATCCATTGCTGATCTAGAGGAAACCAACAAATCCCAGGAACAGTTACATACTGGCCTGCAGGAAAGACCCAAGACAGAGAGGGAACTCAAAAAGCCAAAAGGCTATCCTGAATGGCTGTAAAGGGTTTGGTAAAAGTAACCCAGAAACAAACGTGGTTTGACTTCATTGCTGCTTTGGAACGCAACTGAAAAGATACATCGGCCATCCAGTGCTGTGTTGGTTGGCCTGTGGGAAGCCTTAAAACCTGCCTAACACTTCAGAACTGCCCACTTGGCCCTACCATCCCTGATGCCCTGCCCGCTCCAGCAGAGGCCTCAGGGATTCTCCTGTTTGAGGTGGGTGCCTCCCACGTGCCCAGGTTATAGGAGGCAGGCCAAGACTGCTTCCAGGTGAGGCCCACTGGAGGCAATCGGAGGCCTTCTGTGGAGCTCACTACTGGTTGatcttccagaaataaacaaaaggtgACAGCTCTGGCGACTTCCCTGTGGTCCcgtgattaagactccacgctcccaatgcagggggcccaggttcgatccctggtcagggagctagaccccgcgtaccacaactaagacctggtgcagccaaataaataaataaatattaaaaaaaaaagtacagctcTGGTGAATACTGGAGCCAGATGTGCTCtaatatctttttcttccttccttttttttttttttggctgtgccgcacagctTGCCGGATattagttccacgaccagggattgaacccgggccacagcagtgaaagcaccgagtcctaaccactgaaccgccagggaatttccccgGATGTACTGTAATACACGGTCACCCTCAGAAGTTTTCTGGCCCCCTCAGCGCCACTGAATTATAGAGCACAAATGGTTACGGTCAGGAAAGTCCTTTTCACACAGCAAATTGGGCGTTCTCCTTGCCCCTCCACACCCCTAGAATATGagatttgttttttgaattttattttattttattttttatacagcaggttcttactagttatccattttatatatattagtgtatatatgtcagtcctaatctcccaattcatcccaccaccaccacacccccgccactttccccccttggtgtccatatgtttgtgctctacatctgtgtctctatttctgccctgaagaccggttcatctgtaccatttttctagagaggatatgagagtttttatcactaATACCAGAGAACATAGTGGGCATTGATACCCTACAAGGTCAAGCTCTGCAAACCTATGTCTGCGAATCTGCCTCTGGGTTAGAGTAATCAGACCAGTGATGAGGGGAACACCAATTGGGAACCGTAAGCCTGCCACCCCCGGGGAAGAGTGGAAACTGTCAAACAATATAAATTGCCTGGGTGGGTGGGGCTTAAGGGAATAGAAGAAACTATCCCAGAACTGCACTGAGTGGGAATGGTACGTTCTGCCCATAGTACGTTCAACAGCCTGGTATGGCTGGTTAAAAAGCCAGAGGGCTCATGGCGGATAACCGTGGACTACGGAGAGTTGAACAAGCCCCATCCATGTGTCTGTGCCCAACAGTGCCACCGCCTTCAGTACCTTGGCCGCCATCCTAGGAACGTACCATGCGCTACCTGACTTAACGAATGCTTTTTTCAGTCTACACCTGGCCACTGAGTCACAACATCAATTTGCCTTCATGTGAGAGGAGCAACAATGGACCTTTCAAGTGCTTCCTCAAGGCCACCTGCACAGCCCCACCACATGTCATGGGATGGTAGCCCAAGACCTGTCTCTATTCTCCTTCCCCACATCAGTAAAATGGGCTCATTACACTGATGAGATGATGTTAACGTGTGAAGACTTGCCTCTGCTGCGGGACCTTCTGCAGACTTTGCTGGAACATCTGTGAGGACGAGGATGGGTGGTGAGCCCTCAGAAAATTCAAGGCCCAGGCACCCCTGTAAAGTTTTGGGGAGTTGTTTGGTGGGGTAAGACATGCATTGTTCCAGAAGCTGTGGTTGATAAGGTACAAGCCTATCCAACCCCTAAGAATATGAAAGAGGTGCAAGCAGAACtcccccggtggtgcagtggttaagagtccgcctgccaatgcaggggacacgggttcgagccctggtccgggaagatcccacatgccgcggaacaactaagcccgtgtgccactactactgagcctgcgctctagagcccacaagccacaactactgagcccacgtgccacaactactgaagcctgcgtgcctagagctcatgctccacaacaagagaagccaccgcaatgagaagcccgcgcaccgcaacgaagagtagcccctactcaccacaactagagaaagcccccatgcagcaacgaagacccaacgcagccaaaaataagtaagtaaataaataaatatatatataaaagaaagaggTGCAAGCCTTTGCAGGGATTTTGGGGTTTGGGGGGACTTTTATTCcccacctggcacagtgcctccATCCCTTATGCCGCCTGATGAAGAGAAGGCACACGTGGAACTGGGGATCAGGGCAGCAAGCTGCCTTTGAGATGGAAAAAGTACTAGTGAAGCTGATCGCAGCTCTGGGCACCTCCCAAGCAGGGCAACCGTTTAAGTTAGATGTGTCTGTGACTTCGGAACACACTGTGGCAGAGACAACAGGAGAGGAGAGCACCCTTAGGATTTTTGTCCCAgctctggggggggggggacagaaACCTCAATGTACCCCTCATAGAGCAACAGCTCCTTGCAGTGTACACAGAACACCCCACCAGCTATAGCCTCTCACGAAAGAACAGCATATCATGGTAAGAACGTCCCTTCCTATCAAGGGTGGGGTTGAGACTATGTTCTATGGGCCCACCTCTGCCATGGCTCAACCCCCACGTTGACTAAGTGGCCCATTTGCAACAGAGGGGCACCCTGCCTGCCAGCCCACTGTCTCTAGAAATTCAAGTGCTACTAGGCCCTGAAGAGTATGTAGATCCTCCAAATTCCCCTGCCTCTATACCTGGGGTGTCCTCTGCAGCCTGTAgagaggcggggtgggggcagggatccCCGCTGATGCCTGGTATACAGTTGGGTCTAGTCGGGGCAATCCACCCACATGGACTGCATTTGCTATTCTGCCCAACACTGACACCATCTGGCTGGAAACAGGAACGAACTGCAGCAGCCAATGGGCTGAACTCAGAACAGTTGGGCTGTTCTAAAGGGATTAACCCTATGGCTTGGATAAAGGGAAGCTGAGAGATGGATGATCAGAAAAcggcccttgggcttccctggtggcacagtggttaagaatccgcccaccaatgcaagggacacaggttcaagtcctggtccgggaagatcccacatgctgtggagcaactaagccccgtgtgccacaactactgagcctgcgctctagagcccgcaagccacaactaccgaagcccgcgtgcctagagcctgtgctccacaacaagagaagccaccacgatgagaagcccgtgcaccgcaacgaagagtagcccccgctcgccacaactagagaaagcccacgcacagcaatgaagacccagtgcagccaaaaataaattaaataaattaaaaaaaaaaaaaagaaatcagcccTTGTACAAGATGTGTGAAAAGACATTTGAGTTCATCCGCAAGAGTCTGAGGCAGCCCTCACTGTCTTCCACATCCTGGCTCATAAGGCACTGACATCCCCTGGCAATCAGAAAGCTGATGCCCTAGCCAGGGTACAAGCCCTAGCAAACGGACCCTTCAGTAGATACAGCAGATTGGGTGCATTGAAAAAACAGCCACTGTAAAGCCTGGGTGGGATGGCATATTGCCAAGGATACCTGATTGCCCTTGAAATATGGTGACTTGGTTAATGCAGTAAATCATGACCTATGTGTTCTAAACAATGCCCAAAGCAACTGCCAAAGGAGTCTGGGGGCCACGCATCGGAGTTGAAACACGCTACACTTGGAATGGAAGATGCACCATTAACAGAGGGGAGaaggtgggaattccctggtggtccagtggttaggactttgagctttcactgctgagggcatgggttccatccttggttgAGGAATTAAGGttccacaagccatgtggccaaaaaaaaaagaggggagaaggTGAAGGTCTGGTCTGGCATATTCCGCCACGcggcccctgcccccgcccccatcctCACATCTGACAGTGTTGCCTCCCCAGCCAACATGTATGGTATGTACACGTTCTGTTTTCCACTGTTGCAGTCATTTGGCCGCTGTCTTGTTTCCCTCCATTGGCCTGGGGGATGTTACAGCACACACAGGTGCCCTTACTAACTAACTGCATCCAGCAAGCCTTAAATGATAACCAACAAAGCCCATCCTTAGGTCTCTAATGAGAAAGCTGTCCTCCAAAATAGGATGGCTTCGGACATGATTACTGCCACACAAGGAGGCACCTGTGCCATTACCCAGAGTGTTGTGTACCTGATGAGTCTGCTAATGTATGTTCTTTACTAAGCCCCTCCTGCGGCACCCCTACTGCTTTCCTCGGCCTGCAACCTCCTCACCTAGTCTCTACCTCCACCCCTCTTCCGGCACCCAACCTCAGAGGAAGTTAGAGGGAGATTGGCTCTGCAACCCTGCAGGCCCTTTAAGTGGCTGCTGCCGCTCCAGCTCCTTTTGCTGGCTTCCGGAAGGAGGACGTGGACCACAGGGCAGATGTGGAGCTTCGGCTTGACCTCCTGGTGAGAGGCAGCTTCTGGGCGAGGGGGCATCTCTCCTGCTGAGTGTTGTCTTACGGCAGGGGGCAAGGAGAGGGGTGAGTGGGGCTGTCTCCTTTGGGCTCATTTAGCCTTGTTTCTTCCTTACACATCTGGCTTCCACATGGGAACACAGTTACAATAGTAATACCactagtagtaataataatagggcCTGCTATTAAGACTTCTATGCCAGCACTTTTGGGCATTATCTCAATTAATTCTTATCACAATCCACGACATAGGTATTATACCCGTTTTGCGGGTAAGAGAATGGACTCGGAGAGGGTAGGACGTTGCCTAAGGTCCCAGGACTCGTGGGAGCCAAGTCACAAGCCGACTGTCCCCGCACCCAAGTCCACCTAACTCCTACTGCTGCAGACACCCCTCGGGAATCCAGGGACCACTCTCCCTGCCCTGAGGCGCACTTGAGGCGTGACCTTGGGCTAGCTCCTTCCCTTTCTGGACCTCGGTTTCCGTAGGTATAACCCGGGCTAACACCTTCTTTCCTGATCATCCACCCGCCGCGCGCGCCAGTGATCACACAAGTGCGGTGCAGTGAAAAGCCCCTTTTCATCCCCAGACCGCACAACCCGGGGCCGCAAAGGAGAGCGCGGGAGACAGCGGCGAACCAGGCCTTTATTTCGGGGCGGCAAGAGGAGCTCCGAGCTCAGGTGCCCCCGGTTCTCCGGCTCCGGCCTCCGCCCCGGCGCCGTCTGAGCCCTCGGCGGCCTGGTCGCCGAACACTGCTTGGTGCGCAGCAGCGACGTAACTGCAGCCGCTGGGGTCGGAGAAGCGCAGCTGTATCAGGGGCAGGAAGCGCTCGGTGGTGAAGTAGCGCAGGGCCGGGCGCGGGGCGCGCAGCGCCTGGAGGAAGACCTGCAGCGGCGGGAGGAGGCGCGCTGgccggggctgggctggggaaccGCAGCGCTGCCCCCGCTCCCGCAGTCCGGCCCGGCGCTCACCTCGGTCACGTCCTCCGGGTCCTGTCCCGCCTCAAGAAAGATCTGCTCGGAGTGGCTCAGGTAGCGGGAGAAGAGGCCGCGGGTCTCGGCGTCCGCGCGGTCCAGCACCCCGCCCAGGCCGCCCTCCAGCTTCTCGGGGAAGGCGGTGTGCACCGGGCCGCACTCGATGAGACTCAAGCTGCCGGCGGGAGAGCGGCGGGTGGGCGGGGGCGAATGGGAGTCCGGGAGGGAGGGCCGGAGAGGGGCTGCGCCCGGCTGGCGGGCGCTTCGGTAACCCGAGCATTTGAAAGCGGTTTACTGCCGGAAAAGAGCCCCCACGTCCCTTGGAGAGTGTGTGAGAGAGGCTCTGGCGTCATTATGCCACCCTGGCTGGGTCCcttaacagctgtgtgaccttgggccagtcaccgaacctctctgggcctgagcTTCCCACTAACAATACCGACGCCTCACCAGCTAGGTCGGCAGGTGGCGTGAGAGGGCAGGCGCCAAACGCCCGGTACTGTGTCTGGCACACAACAAACGGGCGCCGCACTAAGGAGGGGCCAGGGAGAACGCCTGAGAGCGATTCCAACAAAACAGGGTGCTGGGGTTCCCAAAGTCAGTGTTCAGAGGGTCCCGGGGGCGGGGCGGTGACTCACTGGACCCCGAAGGGCTGCAGCAGAATCGCCAGACTCTCGCACAAACCCTCAATTGCAAACTTGCTGGCGCAGTAAACGGCGTTGAAGGGAAGAGCTTGGAGGCGAGAGGAGGCTGCTGAGGCGCGTCGCGGAGGGGAGCCGCGGGGAGCGGGAGGGGCCCGGGGCAGTTTCACCAGGTCCCACCTCTTTTATTAGACCCCCCGACTCTCCCGTTGAGCCCCGCCTCCTGCGCGCCTCTGCTTCTTCCCCGGCTTCCACTCACCCATCAAGCCTCCCACGCTCCCGGTCACCAATATGCGTCCCGAGCGTCGCCGCTTCATGTCCGGCAGGAAGGCCTGCAGCATCCGCACGGTACCGGTCAGGTTCACATCCAGCACGGAGCCCACGGCGCCCTCCTCGTGTGCCTCCAGCGGCCCCACCAGGCCCCGGCCTGCGTTACATACTGCGGGGAGAGAGACCGAACTCCGCTCGCCTCACGCACGGCCCTCCTCCCGGCCTGTCCCCTCGTGCTCCCTGGGCCTCGGGACGTCTTGGTTTGGACGCAGGGTGAGGAAGGCTCCTGCACTAGTTTTGCAGGGAGACTCACCCAGCACGTCCACGCGGCCCTCGGTCACGCGTGCCCGGGCAGCGGCTATGGAATCTGCGTCCCTCACATCCAGCTGCAACATCTCCAGGGAGCCGGGAGGGCACCCTCGGGACCGGGCGGCCTCCCAAAGTGGGCCCTGTGCCATCAGGTCCCTCAGCGTGGCGTACACTGGAGGTTCAGGGAGAGGACGAGGCTCTGAATTTCGGGCTTACAACCCTACCTAGGCCCCCTTGGACGAGGAAGGAGCTGGTCTCTCCACCCCAGTCCCCTCATGTACCTTTGAAGCCCTGGGATGGGTCGGACGCCAGGCGCAGGGCCAGGTGTAGGCCAATGCCGGAGGAACAGCCAGTGATGAGCACCACGGTGCGGTCCATGGAGCTGTGCTGCGTAGGGAGAGGCCCCGGGAATGCTGGGCGCTGGTCTCTGGGATGGATATCACCTGCTTCGCCCCGCCTCTGCCTGCGCGGGTCCCCACCCCTTGTTATGTCTACAGCACAATCTCAAGGCTGAGACCTACTGCGAATCCCTGGCCTTCTCTCCCCAACCTTCTCTAGGTCAAGGCAGAGATGAGGCCACCCCTTAGAACACCCCTTCTTTAAGTTGCTAGTCAGAGGGAGGGTGAAGCTTTGCAAACAGGAGGTGTGGGCTCCCATGTGGGCACTGAGCGCCCTGGGCAGATCTTTGCCTGGCAAGCCTCTGTCCCACAGGGACAATTATAGTTGCCAAAGTTTGTTGCTGAGGGTGTGAAAGTAAATGTTTTGGAAGAGCGTTCTCAGTTCAAAGGTCAGGGGTTAGTTTAAAActgagggggggcttccctggtagcgcagtggttaagaatcctcctgccaatgcaggggacacaggttcgagccctggtctgggaagatcccacgtgccgcggagcaacaaaggccgtgagccacagctactgagcctgcgctctacagctcgcgtgccacaatgactgagcccacgcgccacaactactgaagcccgtgcgcctagaacccatgctccgcaacaagggaagccaccgcaatgagaagcccgcgcactgcaacaaggagtagcccccacttgcggcGTGccgcaaattaattaatttaaaaaaagaatattggatAATCGGAGCTGAGCACTCAGGAACTCGACGGCTGCCAGGCTCTTGGTTTTAATGCATGCTACCTGCAAAGTAAGACAGGCTTTTGCTAACTGGACATACTTCTCAGTAACTGAAGGAATGGAGCGAATACTAAATGTTTCCCCTGGGGAGGTGTCCTGTCTCTTCAGGGAAACATGGTCAGTATCCTGTAAAGTCACCCTGGCCTAAATGATTACTTGTTCTGACCAAGGTATTTATTAGGCTATTTTAAAGTCACAGCATCCAAAGAATGTCAAATAGTTCAGCTAGCCACAGAGTCTAAGATCCTGTATCTCCTGGCACTGTGGAAGCACCACACCACTGACCTAAGTGAttccttttttcagtttttcaatattttatcaatataaaaCTACTGCCAcatccttctactttcttttatgtcttcttcaaCCTAGGAGAGACCTCAAATCTGAAAGTATTCTCTACTTCTCATCGTTAGCACATGTTTTAGCtttctaaatatttgtatttaactCTTGTttctagggttttgtttttgcagtttaGAAACGTTGAGGAATATTAGGACTTTATCCCTTCTGCTTGATACAGCAGGGGTGGACTGCTAGCCAGTCTAGCCTAAGAGAAAAGTGGAAAGATGCTTCACCGAGCACAGCGATTAACCCAATACAAGTTAGATTTAGAAGGAATGTTGTTTAAATTACCTCTTCTAGCCTGAATACATGAATTCTTTCAGATCAGGAAAGATTAGAAGAAGCAGCCTAAAAACTCTTAACAATGTGACTCAGTGGTAGATGACAATGAGAAGCAGCAGATTATAATTTGGTTTGTGGGATGCGATGCATGTGCTATGATAGGAAACCTGCAATGATGGTTGAACTGGTAAAAAACACTGCATAAAATTTGCTGTAAGATATACAGAGACTTGTTTTCTGTACTAAAGTACTCTTTTTAAAAACCGTTGAACTCCATATTGGAGCACAGCCGACTAACGATGTTGTGACAGTTTCAGGTGCACGGCGAAGTGACTCAGCCGTACATATGCACGTATCCATTCTCCCTCAaacctccctcccatccaggcggccacataacattgagcagagttccctgtgctatatggtaggtcctcgttggttattcattttaaatatagcagtgttgtactaaagtattctttttttttggcggtacgcgggcctctcactgttgtggcct
The genomic region above belongs to Phocoena phocoena chromosome 19, mPhoPho1.1, whole genome shotgun sequence and contains:
- the HSD17B1 gene encoding 17-beta-hydroxysteroid dehydrogenase type 1, whose protein sequence is MDRTVVLITGCSSGIGLHLALRLASDPSQGFKVYATLRDLMAQGPLWEAARSRGCPPGSLEMLQLDVRDADSIAAARARVTEGRVDVLVCNAGRGLVGPLEAHEEGAVGSVLDVNLTGTVRMLQAFLPDMKRRRSGRILVTGSVGGLMALPFNAVYCASKFAIEGLCESLAILLQPFGVHLSLIECGPVHTAFPEKLEGGLGGVLDRADAETRGLFSRYLSHSEQIFLEAGQDPEDVTEVFLQALRAPRPALRYFTTERFLPLIQLRFSDPSGCSYVAAAHQAVFGDQAAEGSDGAGAEAGAGEPGAPELGAPLAAPK